The Dendropsophus ebraccatus isolate aDenEbr1 chromosome 2, aDenEbr1.pat, whole genome shotgun sequence DNA segment TCCTCGTTGcccgctgtctgtgctattactcgctaagggtaggttcacactacggaatccgctcgGATAAGTTTGGGCAGATTCCGGCATTCATACCCACTCAAGCCCGTCCCAGGCTCAATTTTATGGGTAAGcgaattccgccgaaagaattgacgtccGTTCTTTCGGTGAGCGTGAGCAATggaatccgccagaacttatcagcgtggattccgtagtgtaaacccaccaCAGACcacgagtgtgtgtgtgtgtgtgtgtgtgtgggggggggggggggggggggggcgggggggttagCGAGGAGGTGTCCAGGCAGTCCTCAGATTGTCCAATTAGCCCATTGTAGTCGgtagcagtctgctgctgccactcctattacatggagtgacatGCAGCAAACAGTCGTCGTCATTATCGTGacttttcaacctgttgaaagacagcTTTCAACCAACATTGTGCATCTTGGGTCTTTTAACAGGTGCTATTGCAAACGAATATCATCCGGCCATAATAGGGCTCTAACTCGCCCCACATTACAGACTGCATAATTAGCTGGCCAGGAACAATGTTTACATGAGCTATCTAAAAAGGGAAATGGGAGAGGGAGAGATCAGCTCTTACATGGTTTTCTGTGCCTTCAGTACAAAACACCAaacagaactggggaaaggagactgataaggtaaAGTCAAGTATGGAACTATTAGTCTCCAGGAAGGTGAATAATTCATCAggtattttacctgagtggactactcctttaactaGATGAGTATTGTGATTTGGCAAGTGGATTAATGAAAGTAGGTAGCTTCTTTGGATTAATCACATCCTTTAGACCAgtacttctcaattccagtcctcaggcctcatcaacaggtcatgttttgaggatttccttagtatttcacaggtgatataattatactcagtgcattaggtattatcacaggtgtcctttgtatggaatatcctcaaaacatgacctgttggtgaggcccaaggactgaaattgagaagcactgctgtagactaCTGGGTAGGTGCACCACTTACCTGGAGAAGAGATGGCACTAGGACCTGTTATGGGTAGAGGGTCTTGAGAAGACTATGGCTGAACAGGTCATTGCTGCTTTGTTGACACAAGAGGGTTACACAATACTATCAAAGTATTACCGTTGTCACGGAGAAAAAGAGAATGCATGCATCCTGTGGCTTGACAATGCCTCCTTCACACTGAAGCACAACATAGAGCGGAGACTATTAACTATTACTTCTAACTATTGGTTTTCAcccaatttcaacactgtgtgaacatagcctgtgttttcaatacactcctggctttggttgcaaaacactgagcaaaaatactgtatgggaacatagcagttttcctggctgtatccatgttttcctggcagccctggggctacatccaacttctgcagctgtgcgGAACCgccaaaacttttgacagatcCTCTCAACACTAGTCACTGTGGGTGTCCCAGTGGACAGTGTGATTCCACCCCTTTGTAAACTTGGATATTTAAAGTGATATAGTCACACACCCTTAGTGTATGTGCAGTtctccatccacaagcttagatactGCCTTTTTAATATATGcatgtataaaacttgtcttctttctgctgtaaGACCACTTCATTTtgtcagtggacagtgtcacctaggcgaggCTTCACAGTCGTTTGGCCATCTTCCCAGCCGGGAGCAGAGTTGCTGCCATCATCACATCAAAGTGTGCTGCATACCTTTTCTGCGCAACCAGGCTATTTTGACCGTTTTACGTCATGAATTTACCTTTAATTACATTTTGTAACAAAGTGAAATAGTAACTGCAGCCGAGCCATAAATGCTGTAACCTGCAGTTGCATATTTTACTGTAGTTCCATAttgtttccacaaaaaaaaaaaaaaaatttggagtgTTGCAATTGCTAACTTCCCCACTTAATTGAATAGACAATTCTCTGCAACACAACATAAATTAAGATCCTATGAATTTAGAACTCACACGTCAATATCCAGGTGGACAGACAGAAACACCTATTCCCATTGTTGTTGCACCTCATTCTATTCATTTGAGGCATGACTTATGGAAAGATATCAAGGCACTGGGCCCCCCTTCAGTACAGCAGGCCTTCTTAGTAGTAGTGATGAGAGAACTTGCCTATGgcagtattttttttccccaggacTCCAACCAACTTCTCCTTTCGCCAGGAGTCAAACTGAATGTTCAGTTGTACCCGAATGTTTGGCAAGTTCACCTACCACTACTTATCAGAAGATACGTGCAGAACAAAGGAGTGAATCTCTGAATGAACGGCAACACTAGAATCAGAGCGGCAATGCCAATTAGCGAGTATCAAAAACTTCCATCACCATGTGTACCGATAGACTTTAAAAAGCACTCTACCCACAAATCTATTTAAAAGATATTTCAGGAAAGAAGTGACATGGACTGGAACCAGAGCCATTCAAGCTGCTTCCGATGGATTTCACAATTAAAAAGATTACAGGAGGCTGTAGAGAAAGTAGGGTGAATTTTCAATGGAAATGGcccatgaagttttttttttttttttacttgagcgTAAAGAAAATAATCGTGCATTTAAATAGAGAAAGTTAGATGTACACTGCATCTTTTCACTCTAATAGAGATCTTCCAATGTTCAATTCCATGTTACCTATTCTCACAGCATTTCTTCTGGGATGTTTGGTCAAGCTCCAGCGCTGTGTCCCAACACACTTTAAATATTCCTGACCTACCCTTCTCCTTGTCACTCACATTGTGGCAAGGTTCTTTTATAGAACTACAGGTCCTGAAATCTCTCTTTTCCAAGCAGTGCTTCATTTCCCAATTAGAGAAATATTTAGTTCCAAACCTTGTGTCCGAGCAAGAGTGTAATGAAAGGCCAAGATTCTCTTGTGTTTTGCAGAGCATCATGTCCAAATATACAAGCAAACTAATCTTTTACttggctgagaaaaaaaaaaattcaacaaatTCAGCAAGACAAACATTAGAACTAAACTAATCAGACTGGATGCTAAAATGCATTACCGCATTCAGTATGAGTCTAGCAATAATTTCAGCTAAGAAAAAAAGTTATGAACTATTTGTCCAAATTTAAATCTTCTCCAACTCATTCCATAGACAAGTGATCTGGAGCGAATGGACAGTGATGAATTAAGTTGAAGAGAAGCAGGGTTAGAGCAAGAAGACCATAGCAGTGTTTGTCAATCTCACCCACAGCAACCAAGTAAGGCATTTAGAAGAGCTTCCATTTATTACAAAGCCTCCAAGGAGTTAATTTTCATAAGCCTGTTTGAAGCATTAAGATGAAGACGACATGTGTTCCTGGAGCTTTATTAAGACACTCTTAGGTTTGTGACAAAGGAATGACACAAAGACAGTACCTTGtgaggaaagattttttttgcccaCTGAAGTTAAAGCCTAAAAATATTGAAATGgcacaaagaaaaataaataaataaaaggataCATACCTGTATGGTTTCCTTCAACTGTGGCcatccaaaaaaataaaacctttatatattCCCTGCCTATTTTAGGTCCAATGTCATGTTCAGTTCTGTTATGTAACTGCACCATTCCTGGAAAAGCGATGAAAACCATGCTTGTGGCCCATTATTCACTTTGATACTCCAATGCAAATTAAATGTAATTGCATATCCGGCATTTGAGATCTTTTCATGTCATCACTGGCGTTACCAAGTTTATCATCTGGAACAAATTCCATTCACCCACTTCAAATACCAATATCATACCGTTTTCCCACGTAGTCAACTTTAGACAGCTGTACCTAACAATCTTGGCCATTAAAGTGTGTAAATGTGGACAATGCACGATTGCTGACCCTTCAGCATCCtgattttgaaactttttttctcCCCCTGGGAACCCGCTTTAATCTTAAATCCAGCAAATGGATGTGCCCAGCCCCACAGGGGAGTCTGTAAGGTACATAGGGAAGTGTGCCACTGACGTCAATGCTACAATGAATTTGTCttcaaataaaatataattatataaccGATGTAACATACAACAACGTCCATCATTTGCTACCTAACATAAAAGGCAGCATTAAGTGGGGACAAGGGTTTAATATATTGCTAACAAAACCCTTCAATAGCCATAAACTACATTTATAGCTGTACTAAACCAAACAAATTACAGACTTTATGAGGTGGCATTACAATCTAGATTTCTAGAAAGTTATTCTACACATCCATAATAAGCTCTACTAACATAACATGTAGttatggagtaaaaaaaaaaaaaaaatccttgctaCCTTTAGGTTCTCTCTACTGACGACCATCATGTCAGACAGTATAAAACACCTTTTGCAGATAGGACACAGATCCAGGGTTTGTTACTGTACGATAATAGACTGACGAGAATGCAATTCACAGGCCATTTGTAAAACGGTTTACTGAAAACACAATGAGTCAGGCTGCACAATGACTAAAGGACTACAAAAATATTCCATATTCCAAATTATGCAACTGAACACAGAAAAAACAATAACGGTAAGAAAATAAAGCTCCTAAACTCAGAGATTGCTCAAACGGCCAAAACTTTAAAAGCACAGCCAAAACGCACACAAGAGCCTCATGCATCAAAAGCATGAAGTACACAGTGTACCAATATACAGAAGCGAAGAAGAGTAAAATCATCTGGCAAATGGCATTTATCACTGTAAACATCACATACGACAGCTCCATATACAACCCAACTTGCGGccatgtattatttttttaaaactatgtAACTGGTTAACTATGCATCTGCTGTACACCTCAGCATTGAATTCACAAGACCTTAAAACGCAGTCACATACTCCAAAAAGTTTtcgcaatacaaaaaaaaaaaaaaaaaaagtatatatatctcAGTCCTTGATAAACACGTCTAAGCTGAGGACAAATACACCTCTCAACCTACCCCATTTTCTTTGCATATAAGAAGGAGTTATTCACTTAAGAAATTTCCAGACATACTTGGATGGTAATAGGTCAACATTTTAATCCAAGATGATCAATATAGAACAAAAGACGACAAAAATGTGGAATGTGTTATACAACAAAATCAGTTTTGCTTCTTCTTATGACCATCTGTttgtaacacaaaaaaaaaaaaactttcaaatgacCAAAAAACTTCAAAGGTATAATACAAGGGTAAAAAGAGATTTAAAAGAGTCCATCTGAAAATTTTAGAGCCTTGTCAAATTCAGAATAATCTTACGCTTTCCGATAGGCCTATCATTGAGCTCAGTCACGGCAGCAAATGCTTCATCATAGTTATAGAAGCAGACCGTAGCATGTCCTGTGGCCATACCTTGTCTATTAAACTTTAGATCTATGGAATCACGAATGATGTTGTAACCATAGAAAAAGTCAAGAATTTCTGCAGTGGTAATAGCGTATGGTAGGTTTATCATGCGTATTATTGCTCCTGCTGGTCCGCCTTCAAAGGTGTGGTGAGGAGATTGACTGTAGTCAAACCGAGAGTTCTCCATGTCATACCTCCCAAAAGACTCATCTCTGGTAGCAAAATCCGTTGGGTAAGAGCCACCTTGCCTTTCTTGGGAACCTCTATACTCTCTTTGGTTGTATTCAGACATCCTATAAGACCTATCACGGTCAGGTACAGGAGGTTTCATGTAGTCCTCCCTATACCCTGGTGAACGTGGCATGTGTTTTTCAACTGAAGGATCAGCTACAGCACCAAACTCTCTCATCTGTTCTTCAGAAATACGTCTCAGAAGAACTTCTGTGCCCAAAAACCGTTGACGATTCAAGCCTTCAGCATGCATAGCTGCATCTTCAGATTGAAACCTTACTAGGGCTTCTCCCAAACCAACTCCTTTATTATCAAAAAGCAAGAAAATATCATCTTCATGCAAGCGAAATCCGCTGAAGAAATTCTGAACTTCCGTTTTATTCACATCAAAGGGAAAATTCCTTACGTATATACATCTCTTTAGATTAGAGGACTCTCTTCTTGGATAGTCATATGCGCCCTCTTGCTTTGGTGGTGTCTGCGTTTCATATGATTCTATTAACTCCAACATTGCTTTTCGAGCAATAGGCGAGATAAACACTGGTCGGCCCTTTAAGTTGCTTTTGTGTAGATTAAGACATTTCTCATATTGCCTCTCATTTTTTAACATTATAAAGCCTTCCCTTGTCCTGTTGTTATGCTTGTCAAGCAGAAATTTGATCTGGGAGTCTGCCATATCAGGTGCTCCAAAAAAAAGCCTTACATCTTCTTTCTCCACTCCATATGCTAGGTTTTTCAAATGCAAATAGAACTGTTGGTTCTGCGGTGATCTAGACCTTGTTCGTCGCCTGACCACTTTGGAGTAAGAGTCAATAACTGTTCCTCCAGACTTAAACCACTTCTCTTCAGTCGTTTTTGATATGGATATGAACCTATGACCTATATATTCATTATTAAGCTTCATACCTCCTTCAGCATCTTTTACACTTCCAAATTTCACAAAGCAATTACCATTCTTAAGACCATTTGGTCGCAAAAGAAAAATCATATCAACTACATTTAGGCCCTTAAAAAAATGCCTAATATCGTCTTCGTTTGCACCGTACGGTAGCCCACTGAGAAATAGATAAAGGTCATCACTGGAGACATTTACCTCTTTTTTGTCATACTTCtgtgtatatggggcactatgctTTGACCCGATGCTGTTCAAATCAGAATCATAATTCTTCTCACTTTTACTCTGAGTTCCTCCTTTCTTCATTATTGCTGATCGGTTCTTATCACCAGAAGGTGGCACGGCTGGATGCTTTGGGTTCTTTTTAACTTTACGGCTCATTTCT contains these protein-coding regions:
- the LOC138784368 gene encoding RNA-binding protein 12B-A-like isoform X2, which codes for MAVVIRLQGLPVVAGSVDIRHFFTGLQIPDGGVHIIGGSLGEAFIIFTTDEDARRAMSRTGGLIKNSKIQLFLSSKTEMQNTLEMSRKVKKNPKHPAVPPSGDKNRSAIMKKGGTQSKSEKNYDSDLNSIGSKHSAPYTQKYDKKEVNVSSDDLYLFLSGLPYGANEDDIRHFFKGLNVVDMIFLLRPNGLKNGNCFVKFGSVKDAEGGMKLNNEYIGHRFISISKTTEEKWFKSGGTVIDSYSKVVRRRTRSRSPQNQQFYLHLKNLAYGVEKEDVRLFFGAPDMADSQIKFLLDKHNNRTREGFIMLKNERQYEKCLNLHKSNLKGRPVFISPIARKAMLELIESYETQTPPKQEGAYDYPRRESSNLKRCIYVRNFPFDVNKTEVQNFFSGFRLHEDDIFLLFDNKGVGLGEALVRFQSEDAAMHAEGLNRQRFLGTEVLLRRISEEQMREFGAVADPSVEKHMPRSPGYREDYMKPPVPDRDRSYRMSEYNQREYRGSQERQGGSYPTDFATRDESFGRYDMENSRFDYSQSPHHTFEGGPAGAIIRMINLPYAITTAEILDFFYGYNIIRDSIDLKFNRQGMATGHATVCFYNYDEAFAAVTELNDRPIGKRKIILNLTRL
- the LOC138784368 gene encoding RNA-binding protein 12B-A-like isoform X1 gives rise to the protein MTSFHRAPPAGEDRHRLEGREEDLGSVGGKVTFIQILKMAVVIRLQGLPVVAGSVDIRHFFTGLQIPDGGVHIIGGSLGEAFIIFTTDEDARRAMSRTGGLIKNSKIQLFLSSKTEMQNTLEMSRKVKKNPKHPAVPPSGDKNRSAIMKKGGTQSKSEKNYDSDLNSIGSKHSAPYTQKYDKKEVNVSSDDLYLFLSGLPYGANEDDIRHFFKGLNVVDMIFLLRPNGLKNGNCFVKFGSVKDAEGGMKLNNEYIGHRFISISKTTEEKWFKSGGTVIDSYSKVVRRRTRSRSPQNQQFYLHLKNLAYGVEKEDVRLFFGAPDMADSQIKFLLDKHNNRTREGFIMLKNERQYEKCLNLHKSNLKGRPVFISPIARKAMLELIESYETQTPPKQEGAYDYPRRESSNLKRCIYVRNFPFDVNKTEVQNFFSGFRLHEDDIFLLFDNKGVGLGEALVRFQSEDAAMHAEGLNRQRFLGTEVLLRRISEEQMREFGAVADPSVEKHMPRSPGYREDYMKPPVPDRDRSYRMSEYNQREYRGSQERQGGSYPTDFATRDESFGRYDMENSRFDYSQSPHHTFEGGPAGAIIRMINLPYAITTAEILDFFYGYNIIRDSIDLKFNRQGMATGHATVCFYNYDEAFAAVTELNDRPIGKRKIILNLTRL